One window of the Xiphophorus couchianus chromosome 12, X_couchianus-1.0, whole genome shotgun sequence genome contains the following:
- the neflb gene encoding neurofilament light chain b — protein sequence MQIHCADNTATYPGTTRQSSEIMTSTGFDPYLPSTYKRRVVVRNAGYGAGGGIGSRSAYSTHSAPMPSYVSSRRSYTTSTRAPSSYSPILPAAAASELRLEQAVQVSSEFKQLRTQEKAELQDLNDRFASFIERVHELEQQNKLLETELLLLRQRQAEPSNLRALYEHEVRQLHAAVVEARHEKQAAQDHRDEMEDVLKNLQKRYEDEVLGREEAEGRLLDARKGADEAALGQAELEKSVSTLLDELAFLKRLCESEIAELQAQIQYSVEVAVEMEVSKPDLSTALRDIRGQYETMAQRNLQAAEDWFCNKMSVMTVGSTRSTESARSAKDEAGEYRRLLKDRTLEIDACREMIQALENQLQEVEEKQSSEISAMQNTIGEQEDELRANKNDMARYLKDYQDLLNVKMALDIEIAAYRKLLEGEENRLNVPKQGSFTVYSQAMGPAPAYGRVQVSTQSLLSSAAPYLLSSRLYSPSLFTEDVITASQAQQAESSPPQEEEEEEEEGEQVEEEEKEGEEEEVADEKEDEEKAEEEEEEGEEGEEAVEKEEGEEEGKGEDEEDHEEEEGKDKKEEEEGGKESQPQGEDDSEQKEGDEEGAKEEEEGEKEAEEEVETKEKSAKTTDRKV from the exons ATGCAGATTCACTGTGCAGACAACACAGCTACATACCCTGGCACGACGCGGCAGAGCTCCGAAATCATGACTTCAACTGGCTTTGACCCTTATCTCCCTTCCACTTACAAGCGGAGAGTAGTTGTGCGCAATGCAGGAtatggagctggaggaggaattGGATCCAGGTCTGCTTACTCCACGCATTCAGCCCCAATGCCGTCATATGTATCTTCACGCAGAAGTTATACGACATCCACCAGAGCTCCTTCGAGCTACTCCCCCatccttcctgctgcagctgccagCGAGCTCCGCCTTGAGCAAGCGGTCCAAGTTAGCTCCGAGTTCAAACAGCTGAGGACCCAGGAGAAGGCTGAGCTCCAGGACCTCAATGATCGCTTTGCAAGCTTTATTGAGAGAGTCCATGAGCTGGAGCAGCAGAACAAACTGCTGGAGacggagctgctgctgctcaggcAGAGGCAGGCAGAGCCCTCCAATCTTCGGGCCCTGTACGAACATGAGGTCCGCCAGCTCCATGCTGCTGTGGTAGAGGCCCGCCACGAGAAGCAAGCGGCCCAGGACCACAGAGATGAGATGGAGGATGTGCTGAAGAACCTCCAGAAGCGCTACGAAGACGAAGTCCTTGGCAGAGAGGAGGCAGAAGGACGGCTCCTGGACGCCAGGAAGGGAGCGGACGAAGCCGCGCTGGGCCAGGCCGAGCTTGAGAAAAGTGTCAGCACCCTTCTGGACGAGCTGGCCTTCCTGAAGCGCCTCTGTGAGAGTGAGATCGCCGAGCTGCAGGCCCAAATTCAGTACAGCGTCGAGGTGGCCGTGGAGATGGAAGTCTCCAAGCCGGACCTCTCCACTGCTCTCCGTGACATTCGGGGCCAGTACGAGACGATGGCACAACGTAACCTGCAAGCAGCAGAGGATTGGTTCTGCAACAAGATGAGCGTGATGACGGTAGGCTCCACGCGCAGTACAGAGAGTGCACGCAGCGCCAAGGACGAGGCCGGAGAGTACCGCCGACTGCTCAAAGACAGAACCCTGGAGATTGATGCCTGCCGGGAGATGATCCAGGCTCTGGAAAACCAACtgcaggaggtggaggagaaacAGAGTTCTGAGATCTCTGCAATGCAG AACACAATAGGTGAACAGGAGGATGAATTGAGGGCAAACAAGAATGACATGGCTCGCTACCTAAAAGACTACCAAGACCTCTTGAACGTAAAGATGGCATTGGATATTGAGATTGCGGCATATAG GAAGCTTCTTGAAGGGGAGGAGAATCGCTTGAACGTGCCAAAACAAGGATCCTTCACCGTTTATTCTCAGGCCATGGGTCCTGCTCCAGCCTACGGAAGAGTGCAGGTCTCCACCCAGTCTCTGCTGAGCTCTGCGGCTCCGTACCTGCTGAGCTCCCGCCTGTACTCTCCGTCGCTTTTCACTGAAGACGTGATAACCGCAAGCCAAGCCCAGCAGGCGGAGTCCAGCCCTCCtcaagaggaagaggaggaagaggaggagggagagcaggtggaagaagaggagaaggagggagaagaggaagaagtaGCAGATGAGAAAGAGGATGAAGAAAaggctgaggaggaagaggaagagggagaagagggagaggaagcaGTAGAGAAAGAAgagggagaagaggaaggaaaaggagAAG ATGAAGAGGAtcacgaggaggaggagggtaaagacaaaaaagaggaggaagaagggggAAAAGAAAGCCAACCCCAAGGCGAAGACGACAGTGAGCAAAAAGAAGGCGATGAAGAGGGtgcaaaggaggaggaggaaggtgaaAAAGAAGCCGAAGAAGAGGTGGAAACCAAAGAGAAATCCGCCAAAACAACTGACAGGAAAGTTTAA